In the genome of Fodinicurvata sp. EGI_FJ10296, the window CCCGCCTTGAGCGGGGACCTCGCGCGGTGGCTCTGGGGGTTGGAAGACGCGAACCGGGCTCATCCGGCTCGGGGCTCCCGATCGATGTCGGGAGCGATCGGGAAGGCGAAGGTGCTGCGCGGCGGTCTATCGCAGCCGCGGCTCGCCGAACAGCACGCCCTGGCCAAAGTCGATGGGATAGTCCAGCAGCTTGATGACCGTCTGCTCGTCGTCGATATCGTGGACGACCAGATCGGCGGCCACCCGGTCGAGCATGGCCCGCATGTCATCGAACGGTCCGGCACCATGCTGACTGTCGGGCGTAATGCCCTCGTTCTCGGCGTCGGCCAGAAGCCGGTGTGCGGACATTTTCAGAAACCGAACGCCCAGTCCCGTCAGCACACCTTCATCGAGGTCGGAAAGTCCGCCGAAATTCTCCAGCGCCAGACGGATGCCGGCGTCGTGGAACCGTGCGCCATAGGGTTCGAGAATGCGCTGGGTCGATGTCAGCGGACAGTCCGACAGCGTCAGAACGATGCTGCCGGCAAGTTCGGAATTGGCCGTGACGAAATCGAGCATCTCGTCGACGAATGCACCGTCAGACAGCGAGCGAGGCGACAGCCCCGTGAACACACCGACCGCCCGCTGACGGCGCACTGTTTCGCGAATCAGCTGCGCCACCCGGAAAAGCAGTACATTGTCGATCTGCCGGCCGGTTTCCTCGCCGTCAGCGACGCGGCGGAACTGTTCCGGCGTGATGATCGCCCCATCGCCGGTGCGCAGATGGGCGAAGGCCTGATAATGGCGCAGTTTGCGCTGTGGCAGGCTGACGACCGGCTGCAGCGCCAGATCGATGCGGTCACAGCGCACGGCGTCGCGCACCAGGTCGAGCAGATCATCGTCGGCCATGCCCTCGGCCTCGATGATGCGCGACCGCCACAATTGACGGCTCGGCCGTTTGGGCGCGGCCTTGCTGGCGTCGTCGGGCGGCGGCGGTTGCTGGCGCTCGACCCTGGCCAGCACACGGTCGACCATTGCCTGCAGCGTGCGGATTTCGCCGCGGGTTTCGGCGCGCAGGGCTTCCATTGCGCCAGCGGCGGAGGCTTCTTCGAGTTTGCGGATACAATCGCGAGCCAGCGACCGGGCATCGCGGCGAACATCGTCCATTTCCGAGCGTATCGCCGTCTGGTCGAGTTCCACCCGGTCGAGGAAGTCGTCGATCCGCCGTTCGCGGCGATTCCGGGCAGAGATATCGTGGACGAGGGCTCCGCCGAGCACCACCAGCCCGCCAAGCGCGACCCCTACTGGCGGCGTCACGGCTACCGAGAGAAACGGCGCCAGAATCGCCAGCCCCGCCCCGCCCAGGACATAGGCGGCAATCCAGCGCACATGCTCGTTCAACGTCATCAACCGGTTCCCATATCGCAGCAGCGATCGGCTGCCGGACGCACTATGGGCCGCAGTTATTGACACCGAATTAACCACGTAGCGTTACCGGGAAGCATTACCGACCGTCAGGCGGCGTCGACGACGCCCCAGCGCGCGCCGACGGCATTGGCGACGGTCGCATGGCCATTCGTGCGCAGCAAATCAGCCAGATCGCCGCGCATCGACCGGATCAGTCCCGGACCTTCGAAAACCAGGGCCGAATAAAGCTGGACGGCAGCAGCACCGCCGGCAATGCGGTCATAGGCATCGCGGCCGCTTGCGATGCCCCCAACGCCGATCACCGGCAACTTGCTTCCCAGAGCGCCACCCAAGGCGCCGACAAGCCGCCCCTGCACCCGGCCTGCGATGGCCGCCAGCGGACGGCCGCTCAGCCCGCCCGTCTCCACCCGCTCCGGCGCCTTCAGCGACCGTGGACGATCGGTCGTTGTATTCGTCGCCATAACGCCGTCGACACCGCTGTCCAGCAAGGGCGCAACCAGCGCTTCGATATCGGCCGCATCCAGATCAGGGGCGATCTTGACGAAAACCGGCACGCGCCGGCTGCGGGCATCGCGAGCCTCGGTCACGGCACCCAGCAGCCGACGGAGACTGTCGGCTGCCTGCAATGCGCGCAGTCCCGGCGTGTTCGGCGACGAAACGTTGATCACCAGGTAATCCGCAAGATCGGCGAAAGTCTCGACGCCCACACGATAGTCAGCGACCGGATCGTCGGTGCCACGGTTACAGCCCAGATTGACCCCCACCGGT includes:
- a CDS encoding quinone-dependent dihydroorotate dehydrogenase, with amino-acid sequence MMTWALRQLPPESAHRASITALKCGAARVLKLRRPRASEADGALATTVAGLKLANPVGLAAGFDKNAEVVAPMFDLGFGFVEVGTVTPRPQAGNEKPRLFRLSADRAIINRMGFNNDGAARVAGRLAALRERHPTLPGPVGVNLGCNRGTDDPVADYRVGVETFADLADYLVINVSSPNTPGLRALQAADSLRRLLGAVTEARDARSRRVPVFVKIAPDLDAADIEALVAPLLDSGVDGVMATNTTTDRPRSLKAPERVETGGLSGRPLAAIAGRVQGRLVGALGGALGSKLPVIGVGGIASGRDAYDRIAGGAAAVQLYSALVFEGPGLIRSMRGDLADLLRTNGHATVANAVGARWGVVDAA
- a CDS encoding EAL domain-containing protein, which produces MTLNEHVRWIAAYVLGGAGLAILAPFLSVAVTPPVGVALGGLVVLGGALVHDISARNRRERRIDDFLDRVELDQTAIRSEMDDVRRDARSLARDCIRKLEEASAAGAMEALRAETRGEIRTLQAMVDRVLARVERQQPPPPDDASKAAPKRPSRQLWRSRIIEAEGMADDDLLDLVRDAVRCDRIDLALQPVVSLPQRKLRHYQAFAHLRTGDGAIITPEQFRRVADGEETGRQIDNVLLFRVAQLIRETVRRQRAVGVFTGLSPRSLSDGAFVDEMLDFVTANSELAGSIVLTLSDCPLTSTQRILEPYGARFHDAGIRLALENFGGLSDLDEGVLTGLGVRFLKMSAHRLLADAENEGITPDSQHGAGPFDDMRAMLDRVAADLVVHDIDDEQTVIKLLDYPIDFGQGVLFGEPRLR